AAGCTGAAGTCGGAAAGCACGTTTAAAAAAGTCCTGTCGCTGAAAAACATTCCCACGCTGCAATGGACGCCCAATGCCAGCCAACTGGAGTCGGATTATAAAATTCCGTTTAAACTGAACGGGATGGATGGCTACACCACGGGGTGCTACGTGCAGCACGGTTTGTACCGGCAGGATACGCCCGCCGTGGAGCAGGGCGGTAACATCAACGTGCTGTATCAGGATAACTGGAACCGCGGTACCTCGTTCAGCGCCGTCAAGGCAACTTTTAACTAACGTCAAGGCGGTTTTTTTAGGACAAAAGACAATCGATCATGAAAAAGGCAGGGCGGGGTTTTCGGTTCCGGGCGGTTTGGCTGTCCGCAGTAGGGTGGCTGGGCGTTGCGGCAACGGGCTATTTTCCGATGGCCGACGAGTTCTATTCGCGGGAAGACTTCTCAAACGTGAGTAAAATTGACGCGCACATTCACCTGAGTTCGGCGGATACGACGTTCATTCAGCAGGCCGTGCGCGATCATTTCAGCCTGTTTACGGTCAACGTGGACGGCAAAACGTACCTCGAACAGCGAAACCTCGCCCTGGCCCATGTCAACCAGTATCCCAGGCGGGTGGCCTTCGCGACGACCTTTACCGTCAGCAACTGGAACGACCCCGACTGGCAGCCCAAAACCATTGCCGACCTGAAGGATTCGTTTGCCCGGGGCGCGCTGGCGGTGAAGGTCTGGAAAGGCATCGGCATGGAACTGCGGGACAAAGACGGCTCGTTTGTGATGATCGACGACCCGCGTTTTGATCCGATTTTCGACTTCATGGCGAAGAATAAAATACCGTTGATCAGCCACCAGGGCGAACCCAAAAACTGCTGGCTGCCCGTTTCGGACATGACGGTGGGGTCGGCCAAGCTGTATTTTACCCGCAACCCGCAGCATCACATGTTTCTGCACCCGGAGTATCCGTCGTACGAAAAACACATGGCCGCCCGCGACCGCATGATTGAAAAACATCCGGACCTGGTTGTGATCGGGGCGCACCTGGCAAGCCTGGAATGGAGCGTGGATGAGCTGGCCAAACGACTGGACAAGTACCCGAATCTGGCCGTGGATATGGCGTCGCGGATCATGTACCTCCAGCACCAGGCCACCACCGACTGGCAGAAGGTCCGCCATTTTCTGATCAAGTACCAGGACCGGATTCTTTACGCCACCGACCGGGGCAACTGGGAGGGCGTTTACGACAGCAACGAAGCCCTCAACCGCGAGCTGCACGACACCTGGGTCAGCGACTGGACGTTTCTGGTCACCGATCAGGTGATGACCCACCGGCACGTGGTTGGCGAATTTAGGGGCCTGAAATTGCCCCGGTCGGTCGTTGATAAAATCTACCGAAAAAATGCCGAACGCTGGATTCCGGGTTTAGCCAAACTCCAGTAGGACGAATTGCGTATAACGACGAGCGTTAGATCGTTTTGCCGGATGCATCACCGTACCGCTCACTCCCGTTACGACGACAGGCTCAACCGTTCTGGCGGCTTTGCTCCTGATGCTTGCGGTCAGAGACGGCAGACCGTCCAACGGATAATGCAGCATTCGTTACGGACTCGTACCGCAGCGCAAATGCTTACCGGTGAAAAGTTGCGCAACCGATTGTGTACCCTTCGCAATCGGTTGCGTGGCAGAAAAAGGCACCAGGACGAAAAATAAGCTTATTTTTCAAGACCCGCCCGGCTAGTTTTGTCTGGGCTTTCCACGTAACGTCTAACGAAAATCCCCCTATGTCTTCCGAAATTACTACCTCAGCGCCTGGACGAATCTGCCTTTTTGGCGAGCATCAGGACTATTTAGGATTACCGATCATTGCGGCTGCCATTTCCCGGCGCGTGCAGGTGGCCGGACGATTGCGGTCGGATCGTCAGGTGATTATCAACATGCCCGATATCAACCGCTGCGAACGGTTTGCGCTGGAAGCGGTTATTCCGTACCAGCACTCCAGAGATTACTTCAAAAGTGCAATTAATCTACTGACCCGCAGTGGATTGTCGTTTCCCAATGGAATGGATGTAACGGTTCACGGCACGATTCCCATCAACTCCGGCACGTCGAGTTCGTCGGCCCTGCTGGTAGCCTGGATCAACTGGTTGCTGACTAGCCAGAACCTGGAAAATGACGTGACACTGTCAGAAATCGGGGAGCTGGCCTACCGGGCGGAGGTGCTGGAATTCGGCGAACCGGGGGGTATGATGGATCATTTTGCGACCGCCGTGGGCGAAGTAATGTACCTTGAATCGCAGCCGATGATCAAACTGGAAACCTTTCGGCCCAATCTGGGGACGTTCGTGCTGGGTGACTCGCTCGAACCGAAGGATACCATCGGAATTCTGAAGCACGTCAAATACGGGATGCTGGAAGCCATTCGCAAAATCAGGCTGCACGACGCTGACTTTTCGCTCGATACCGTCCCGCAGGAAGCCGCCCGGGATTATGCCAGGCTCCTGAACGCTGGGGAATTGAGCCTGCTGCAAAGCAATTTATCGGACCGGGATGTGCTGCGGGAAGCCCTGGCGATGTTCCGGACGACCACCATCAACCACCGGCGGATTGGCGAACTGCTCACCATTCACCAGGAAAATCTGCGCGATCACAAGCGGGTTTCAACGCCCAAAATCAACCAAATGATCGACGAATCG
This Larkinella insperata DNA region includes the following protein-coding sequences:
- a CDS encoding amidohydrolase family protein → MKKAGRGFRFRAVWLSAVGWLGVAATGYFPMADEFYSREDFSNVSKIDAHIHLSSADTTFIQQAVRDHFSLFTVNVDGKTYLEQRNLALAHVNQYPRRVAFATTFTVSNWNDPDWQPKTIADLKDSFARGALAVKVWKGIGMELRDKDGSFVMIDDPRFDPIFDFMAKNKIPLISHQGEPKNCWLPVSDMTVGSAKLYFTRNPQHHMFLHPEYPSYEKHMAARDRMIEKHPDLVVIGAHLASLEWSVDELAKRLDKYPNLAVDMASRIMYLQHQATTDWQKVRHFLIKYQDRILYATDRGNWEGVYDSNEALNRELHDTWVSDWTFLVTDQVMTHRHVVGEFRGLKLPRSVVDKIYRKNAERWIPGLAKLQ
- a CDS encoding GHMP family kinase ATP-binding protein; the protein is MSSEITTSAPGRICLFGEHQDYLGLPIIAAAISRRVQVAGRLRSDRQVIINMPDINRCERFALEAVIPYQHSRDYFKSAINLLTRSGLSFPNGMDVTVHGTIPINSGTSSSSALLVAWINWLLTSQNLENDVTLSEIGELAYRAEVLEFGEPGGMMDHFATAVGEVMYLESQPMIKLETFRPNLGTFVLGDSLEPKDTIGILKHVKYGMLEAIRKIRLHDADFSLDTVPQEAARDYARLLNAGELSLLQSNLSDRDVLREALAMFRTTTINHRRIGELLTIHQENLRDHKRVSTPKINQMIDESLKAGAYGAKINGSGGGGCMFAYAPEKPEAVAEAIERAGGKAHIIQVDTGTQATVKSQPISVNV